The bacterium (Candidatus Blackallbacteria) CG13_big_fil_rev_8_21_14_2_50_49_14 genome has a segment encoding these proteins:
- a CDS encoding NAD-dependent dihydropyrimidine dehydrogenase subunit PreA: MANLSSNLAGIKSPNPFWLASAPPTNSGDQIMRAFEAGWGGAVWKTLGEPIVNVSSRYGGMDYAGTKLAGLNNIELITDRPLEINFKEMYEVKKRFPDHAVIASLMVETKEEWKDIIKRSIDAGADGLELNFGCPHGMCERGMGSAVGQEPKVLEEITSWAVEYSTVPVIIKLTPNVSEIVPPGLAAMRGGAHAVSLINTIKSVIGVDIDRMVPLPYVGGKSSNGGYCGPAVKPIALRMVGDLARQPQFNIPISGIGGVSNWRDAVEFILMGATNVQVCTAVMHHGFRIVEDMIEGLSNYMDEKGFKTIDEMVGLASRNFVEWGDLNLNFKVVADINPEKCIECQLCYIACWDGAHQCIHLHDNGKRVPFVDQEHCVGCNLCSLVCPVPECITMKEIDQEKEFMNWKQYQEKTGARMACDPN, from the coding sequence ATGGCCAATCTCTCAAGCAATCTTGCAGGTATAAAATCACCCAATCCTTTTTGGTTGGCTTCTGCTCCCCCTACCAATTCAGGGGATCAAATCATGAGGGCCTTTGAAGCGGGCTGGGGAGGTGCAGTCTGGAAAACCCTGGGGGAACCGATTGTCAATGTTTCCTCTCGTTACGGCGGCATGGATTATGCGGGAACCAAACTGGCGGGTTTAAACAATATTGAATTGATTACCGATCGCCCGCTGGAAATCAATTTTAAAGAAATGTATGAGGTCAAGAAAAGATTTCCAGACCATGCAGTCATCGCCTCTTTAATGGTTGAAACCAAAGAAGAATGGAAAGATATTATTAAGCGCTCGATTGACGCTGGCGCAGATGGTTTGGAATTGAATTTTGGCTGTCCCCATGGCATGTGTGAGCGGGGCATGGGTTCAGCTGTCGGACAAGAGCCCAAAGTTTTGGAAGAGATTACCTCCTGGGCTGTTGAATATTCTACGGTTCCCGTAATCATTAAGTTAACTCCAAATGTCTCGGAAATCGTTCCCCCTGGCCTTGCTGCAATGCGCGGAGGCGCCCATGCTGTCTCGCTGATCAACACCATCAAGAGTGTGATTGGCGTGGATATTGATCGCATGGTTCCCTTGCCCTATGTGGGTGGTAAATCATCAAATGGCGGCTATTGTGGCCCGGCAGTCAAACCCATTGCACTGCGCATGGTGGGAGACCTGGCCCGTCAACCTCAGTTTAATATTCCGATTTCAGGGATTGGGGGTGTATCGAACTGGCGGGATGCGGTTGAATTTATTTTAATGGGCGCGACCAATGTTCAGGTCTGTACTGCAGTCATGCATCATGGCTTCCGGATTGTCGAAGATATGATTGAAGGACTGAGCAATTATATGGATGAAAAGGGGTTTAAAACCATTGATGAAATGGTCGGATTGGCCAGCCGAAATTTTGTAGAATGGGGCGATCTCAATCTCAATTTTAAAGTGGTTGCCGATATCAATCCTGAAAAATGTATTGAGTGCCAACTGTGTTATATCGCCTGTTGGGATGGCGCACACCAGTGTATTCACTTGCATGACAATGGAAAACGAGTTCCCTTTGTGGATCAGGAACATTGTGTGGGTTGTAATCTTTGTTCTTTGGTCTGTCCTGTTCCTGAGTGCATTACGATGAAGGAAATTGACCAAGAAAAAGAATTCATGAATTGGAAACAATATCAAGAAAAAACGGGGGCACGCATGGCCTGTGACCCCAATTAA